The proteins below come from a single Denticeps clupeoides chromosome 15, fDenClu1.1, whole genome shotgun sequence genomic window:
- the fgd6 gene encoding FYVE, RhoGEF and PH domain-containing protein 6: protein MSSGAKKPPVAPKPKVKPPPPPVAPKPDLPLIHPSPVTTKKPKPTLAPKPCTPKSPSVPPNRISVARVASRTPPLSRPPAPHGAAPHPDTCSLLNSKNCLWTPPSPKGAYIIPTLAAPEILGEDGRNGHSLHQPAGTAGEDAEPGAMAGDTLAHASTRPEETEKSVCATGGGESTPASPQLDPPADPELHEASWEKVPSGVLSSRPENCPSSSSEDTAAPPYPAPPSKALPVPIPRKPRRSELKRQDRVDTPSDRCAPPEQPLHPELGDLGEVSPGDVPTAQDGDAGTHENDHETDHDPPVPPPRQKSLTSKPCGQSLDNLLDPKHAQEPSEDVEEEEEEEEEEECGYGNFARYPFTRSLPKQIKFRGSPLTSAELRLGPLDDKLPRAAPRKPQRHSMPAKQSLATSPEQQQPPESVAASPAPPQDKPTWRLPLPIALFRRNPLPRGHAGVQKQRAHSFSSADLAGRSERSSFQKLLELRMSIRLLPRLLIKSSQSLDCTSAQNDAEQRGEGRTCVDGQVVAPSECDDGMDTQGPSPGEDPAVEYENVPYYEEIPAYMNLQIHRLSWPPAASSEDVYEMQEPYQHQGKSDRGSGGGSLLEEEESSTDEGDDNSSTSSKHDPDRLKDREHEQEVKRKKVVHIAKEIMSSEKVFVDVLKLLHIDFRDAVAQAARQMGKSVIEERVLNQILYYLPQLYELNKDLLKELEERVAHWSDYQRLADIFVQKGPYLKMYSTYIREFDRNVALLDEQCRKNPSFTAVLREFEMSPRCANLALKHYLLKPVQRIPQYQLLLTDYLKNLPEDSMDYKDTQTALSVVKEVANHANDIMKQGDNFQKLMQIQYSLNGHHEIVQPGRMFLKEGILMKLSRKVMQPRMFFLFNDGLLYTTPVQSGQYKLNCMLSLAGMKVSKPSQEAYQNELNIESVERSFILSASAATERDEWLDAISKAIEDYTRKKITFISSRSQEESDVVGEDSGVPLGSKAPIWIPDLRATMCMICTCEFTLTWRRHHCRACGKVVCQACSSNKFYLEYLKHQPARVCDQCFSILQHKNDQSTATSASPGGRSSTTTFSFSRKQKKIPSALKEVSASTEDSSMSGYLMRSKRQKKPWKRLWFVIKNKVLYTYAASEDVAALESQPLLGFFLREEKTGPAQKLQFKLYHKNTLYYIFKAEDIPTAQRWIEAFQEAMIL, encoded by the exons GTGCGAAGAAGCCGCCGGTTGCTCCCAAGCCCAAAGTGAAGCCTCCGCCCCCTCCCGTTGCCCCCAAGCCAGACCTGCCTCTTATCCATCCATCGCCCGTCACGACCAAGAAGCCTAAACCCACCTTGGCGCCTAAACCTTGCACACCCAAAAGCCCGTCCGTGCCCCCAAACAGGATCAGCGTGGCGAGGGTCGCGTCACGTACCCCGCCCCTGTCACGCCCGCCGGCTCCTCACGGTGCCGCGCCGCACCCTGACACATGCAGCCTGCTCAATTCCAAAAATTGCCTCTGGACTCCGCCGAGCCCGAAAGGCGCGTACATCATACCGACCCTCGCGGCCCCAGAGATCCTCGGCGAGGACGGGCGGAACGGGCATTCCTTACACCAGCCGGCGGGGACGGCCGGCGAGGACGCGGAACCTGGAGCGATGGCCGGAGACACCCTCGCGCACGCTTCCACGCGCCCCGAGGAGACGGAAAAGTCCGTCTGCGCCACAGGCGGCGGCGAATCGACGCCCGCAAGCCCACAGCTCGACCCGCCCGCTGACCCCGAGTTGCACGAGGCCTCCTGGGAGAAGGTCCCGTCAGGCGTGCTCAGCTCACGTCCTGAAAACTGTCCGTCCAGCAGCAGTGAGGACACTGCGGCGCCGCCCTATCCGGCTCCGCCCAGTAAGGCCCTTCCTGTGCCCATCCCCCGCAAACCACGCAGGTCCGAGTTAAAGAGGCAGGACCGCGTGGACACGCCCTCCGACAGATGTGCTCCACCCGAGCAGCCGCTGCACCCGGAGCTGGGGGACCTTGGGGAGGTAAGTCCTGGAGACGTCCCTACTGCTCAGGACGGCGACGCTGGAACCCACGAAAACGACCACGAGACCGACCACGATCCGCCTGTCCCACCCCCGAGACAGAAATCCCTTACGTCCAAGCCTTGCGGTCAATCGTTGGACAATCTGCTGGACCCGAAACATGCACAGGAACCCTCAGAggacgtggaggaggaggaggaggaggaggaggaggaggagtgcggCTATGGCAATTTTGCGCGTTACCCCTTCACCAGGAGTCTCCCCAAGCAAATAAAGTTCCGGGGAAGCCCTTTGACCTCCGCTGAGTTACGCTTGGGCCCTTTGGATGATAAGTTACCAAGGGCCGCGCCGAGGAAGCCACAGAGACACAGCATGCCTGCCAAACAGTCCCTGGCAACGAGTCCGGAACAGCAGCAGCCCCCCGAGTCCGTGGCGGCTTCCCCGGCGCCCCCTCAGGACAAGCCAACATGGCGCCTCCCCCTTCCCATCGCTCTCTTCAGACGGAACCCGCTGCCCCGCGGCCACGCCGGTGTCCAGAAGCAGAGAGCGCACTCCTTCTCCTCCGCCGACCTGGCTGGCCGCTCCGAGAGGAGCAGCTTCCAGAAGCTTCTGGAGCTGCGCATGTCCATCCGGCTGCTGCCACGGCTCCTGATCAAGAGCAGCCAGTCGCTGGACTGCACCAGCGCGCAAAACGATGCCGAGCAGCGTGGCGAGGGCAGAACTTGTGTGGACGGGCAGGTGGTCGCCCCTAGCGAGTGCGACGACGGCATGGACACACAGGGTCCCTCGCCAGGGGAGGACCCGGCCGTGGAATATGAGAACGTTCCGTATTATGAGGAGATTCCCGCGTACATGAACCTGCAGATCCACAGGCTGAGCTGGCCTCCCGCGGCCAGCAGCGAGGACGTGTACGAGATGCAGGAGCCGTATCAGCATCAGGGGAAGAGCGACAG GGGTTCTGGGGGCGGCAGCCTCTTGGAGGAAGAGGAAAGCAGCACAGACGAGGGGGATGACAATAGCTCCACCTCCAGCAAACACGATCCGGACCGCTTAAAGGACAGAGAG CATGAGCAGGAGGTGAAGAGAAAGAAGGTGGTGCACATTGCAAAAGAGATTATGAGCTCCGAGAAAGT gtttgtggatgtgttgAAGCTCCTGCATATT GACTTCAGGGATGCTGTTGCCCAAGCAGCCCGGCAGATGGGAAAGTCAGTGATTGAGGAGCGTGTGCTGAATCAGATCTTGTATTACCTGCCTCAGCTTTATGAGCTCAACAAAGACCTACTGAAAGAGTTGGAGGAAAGAGTTGCACACTG GTCTGATTACCAGAGGCTGGCTGATATCTTTGTCCAGAAGGGACCATATCTGAAGATGTATTCGACATATATACGCGAGTTTGACCGGAATGTAGCACTGCTGGATGAACAATGCCGTAAAAATCCATCGTTTACAGCCGTACTGAGAGAGTTTGAG ATGAGCCCACGCTGTGCTAACCTGGCCTTGAAACATTACCTGCTGAAGCCAGTTCAGAGGATCCCTCAGTACCAGCTCCTGCTCACAG ATTACTTGAAAAATCTTCCTGAAGATTCAATGGATTATAAAGACACACAGA CTGCACTAAGTGTTGTGAAGGAAGTAGCCAATCATGCCAATGACATCATGAAACAAGGC GATAATTTCCAGAAGTTAATGCAGATCCAATACAGTCTGAATGGCCACCATGAAATAGTCCAGCCTGGCAGG ATGTTTCTGAAGGAGGGAATACTAATGAAGCTGTCTAGGAAGGTCATGCAGCCTCGAATGTTCTTCCTG TTTAATGATGGTCTCTTGTACACTACTCCTGTTCAGTCAGGGCAGTATAAACTCAACTGCATGCTCTCACTTGCCGGTATGAAG GTGAGCAAGCCCAGTCAGGAGGCCTATCAGAACGAACTGAACATTGAGAGTGTGGAGAGGTCCTTCATCTTGTCAGCAAG CGCAGCAACGGAAAGAGATGAATGGCTCGATGCCATTTCTAAGGCAATAGAAGACTATACTAGGAAGAAGATAACTTTCATCTCTAGCCGAAGCCAGGAAGAG tcTGATGTTGTAGGAGAGGACAGTGGGGTTCCTCTGGGATCCAAAGCACCAATTTGGATCCCTGATCTCCGAGCCACCATGTGTATGATCTGCACGTGTGAGTTCACCCTCACCTGGAGACGGCATCACTGCCGTGCATGTGGGAAG GTTGTGTGTCAGGCCTGTTCATCGAACAAGTTTTACTTGGAGTACCTGAAGCACCAGCCGGCACGAGTGTGTGACCAATGCTTCAGTATACTGCAGCACAAGA ATGACCAATCCACAGCAACGTCTGCATCACCAGGGGGCCGGTCAAGCACTACCACCTTCTCTTTTAGCAGGAAGCAGAAGAAAATCCCTTCGGCCCTAAAGGAG GTTTCTGCAAGCACTGAAGACTCATCAATGAGTGGCTATTTAATGAGATCCAAGAGACAGAAGAAACCCTGGAAGAGGCTGTGGTTTGTCATTAAAAACAAAGTGTTATACACCTACGCTGCTAGTGAG gatgTGGCTGCATTGGAGAGTCAGCCTTTGCTAGGGTTTTTTTTGAGGGAGGAGAAGACGGGCCCAGCGCAAAAACTGCAGTTTAAGCTTTACCATAAGAACACACTGTACTATATCTTTAAAGCAGAGGATATCCCTACTGCACAGAG ATGGATTGAAGCATTTCAGGAGGCCATGATTCTCTAA